The Quercus robur chromosome 3, dhQueRobu3.1, whole genome shotgun sequence DNA segment TTCCATTGCTACATAGTATTGAGTACTGTGTACTTCTAAGCCATAATTCACTTCATAGCTTACAGTTTCCCTACAATCAATCAAATAGTCTTAATTTTCCCATCCTTAATCCTAGCCTAGTAGGCAACTggggctttttttttattattttatttaaataattttttatttgaagagTAAGGGGATGTAAAATCTTGGTGGAATTTTAAATAGTGTTAGGTAGTAGAGAAAATTATTTAGTATGACTGGTTTTGAGATATCAACAATTGAGGATAAGCCCAATATCTTAAGGAGGCTcgattgcaaaaaaaaaaaaaaaaaaaagaagctttcaAGGAAAACTTAGGTAGTCAAAGGCTTAGTAGCTATGCCGATAGATGTTTGGAAGAGCTGCCAACAGATTCTTAGCATCACTGATGGTGTCAAAGAAACATTTCTTCCCTCCAATGAGCTCTAGTTCAAACAGTACCTCCTCTCCCTATAAAAGTGGTTGGAGGTAAGGTCATTGCTCAAAACTCTTTGGGTGTGTGTTttcaacataataataataataaaaaaaaaacctctcttgTCATTATTTCTAAAGCCCAAACACGATTGAAGGATCTGTAGATATAGGCTTTGTTTGTTTCGTTGTAATATAATTTtctgatgtaaaaatattttacaactgAAATTTTTTCATTATACAACCTaacaaacactggaaaatgttTTCCAGAGCATTTTCAggaattgtaaaatattttacgaaGAAACAAATGTAGCCATAATTGTGACTGGCCTAGACATGGAGCATGGCCTTTAAAAAAGTACATGGTGGTGTTGTGTGCGCTGTTGTAGTGGACATTGGAGCATCTTTTGTAACGCTATAAGGTTGCTTCTGAGTAGTGGAGcttcttttttcatattttctggTTTCAGTGGGTGCTCCCAGAAAAGTTTCCCGACTTTTTGTTTAGTTGGCAGAATTGGGTAGGCAAGCATTCTTTGGATGTTTGGAATATTTTCCTGTTATTTGATGTGGACTTTGTGGAGGGAACGAAATTGTCATATATTTAAGGACATAAAAAATTCAAGGGCTCAGTTGATAGCTTTGTTTTCTCAATTGTTGTTTGATTGGTGCTGTGCATGGGTTTTACTAGTAGTAACTCCATTGCTGATTTCTTTGAGTCTTCGTCCTTCTGTACGTAATCTTTTGTGATTCTTTAGATTTTGTCCATTAAGGTGCTGCTGCATATTCTTAGGCACAAATATATACTTCATTGTTGTGCTGAGTAATAATGGATATTAATACATAATATAGTTATTGAAAGCTGCTGTTGATTCTGAGATTTGTTGTTTTCATTCCCATGCAGTACAAGTTTTGTGTTGATGGAGTGTGGCGGCATGACGAGAGTCAGCCCTTCATACCAGGGGAATATGGGTTAGTGAATACCATCTTAATAAGAGAACCGGATATGATTCCCTCTACTTATAGTCATCAACCACCTGACATAGACATGGATTATGATGTCGTTATGCCCCCGGTAaggcaatatatatattaaaaatttaagttCTGTTTCTCAAATGCTGCTAGCGTTCCAATaactgttttatttttcttgtttgcgACAGTAATTATAGTTACTGTCCAAGTGTCATAATATGGCAATCAGACGTAAGTTTCCCCCACATCCTTGAAAGTTCTTCACACCTACGAATAATTCGTGATGATAATTTCTTACTTTGCTTGCAACTGTCCAAGTGTCATAATGTGGTGATCAGACAAAGTAATAAATTGCAGAGAGATAAATTTCCCCctaaaaaaagatgaagaattaAGGGACTTGAAAATTTTCTGAAAAGtctttttaggttttgattAGCCAGAAAATCTGTTGTTGATTTTGCTTCTTTCTGCTTGCCAGAAAAGAACAATCCAAAGAGCCATATACATTGTTGATAATCATGATAGTGTTTCATGGTAATATTTTTCGCTGTTCAAGTTTCTTGGATTtagtattaattttaataaaaatatttttaattgtagtTTATAGGGGGAGTTCTAATGTCattgttagtatttttttttaatactttatgTTTATTATCTGGTAATATAAAATAGGTCACTTTGTTGCATGGTCCTTTGCAGGAAGCAGTTCCAAGGATATCAGTGACTGATTTGGAGGTTTCTCGACACCGTATATCTTTGTTCCTGTCTACACATAATGCTTATGAATTGCTTCCTGAGTCAGGCAAGGTTTGAATGCTTTTACCCTTTTAAGGAgctatttatgttttaattatCTATAAATTTGCCACTCTTTACTTGGTAAACTCATCACTTGCTTTCAAGTTCAATTGTCTTAAATCTTTCATTGTGCAGATCATTGCCCTGGATGTTAACTTACCTGTGAAGCAAGCGTTTCATATTCTCTTTGAGCAGGTGACTGTCCTTTTACATGCTGAAACTCATTTAACCAATTAGAGCACATACACTGACAgaagagtgtgtgtgtgtgtgtgtgtattggtggtttttttttttgtgggggggggggggtgttgaaCTAACCCAAATGCTTTATTTTAGTTTCTAGGACCTGTCTTTTTATTATGAGAGTTGTTtggctttttcatttttcttttgagaaaaaggGTGTTCCAAGGGGTGTAGTTGATCTTTTGATGCTTATAAGTTTTATGCTTATTATGCTTCTCCTTTGGGTAATGTAAATTAGCAGCTTtggtgtttcttttttatttttatttttatgcctGTCTTTAGGTTTTGCTGTCATTCacttttttaattactattttgtTCTAGCATATGATCTTTTTACTTGTGTGTCTTTGCTGATTATTAGCCTTTCTTTTTGGGTACTGAATTGCTGATTATTAGCTTAGATGTACGTCTTTGCTGATATAAGCTGCTTCCAGGGAATCTCTGTGGCTCCTCTCTGGGATTTTGGCAAGGGCCAGTTTGTTGGAGTTCTTAGTGCGTTGGACTTCATCCTAATATTGAAAGAGGTATCCTTGGCTTGAAGTAAACTTCTACGTTACCTTGTGACATGGTGGTTTTGAAGGAAAACTGTCCTttgttttaaagtttaaaatgtaCATGGATTGACATCAGAATATCAGAAACTTTTATGTGCTGGTGATAGCTATAAAGGACAACTATATttgtaatttgaaaaaaaaaagaaaaaagaatgtaCTGGGGTTTACATAAGAagtattacaaaattattgattttatgaaaatttacaACTCTCCTAGGACTTGTGGTTGTGCAAAGTACACTATGCTTCTTAGTCTTGTGAAACCCGCCAAATTAAAAAGTAGCACCAATGCAGTGCTACATTACTGCCATAAGACTGTTCATTTAATTATTCTATATTCTCTTCATCTGCTGACATCACAAGTCACTGTATCATGAGCTTGGGTAAAAAGGGGACTGCTTCCGAGTCACTTGATTTGTTATGATTCTAGTAAATAAACCACTTTTCAAGGTTTTCTGATTTATGCATCTTTGAAAgatacctatcaaaaaaaaaaaaaaaaaagcatctttgAAAGTTTAGTCAGTTAAGATTAAATTCAGTagcttattttgtatgttaagGAGAGTATTTTTTAATGGGTATACATCCACCTGCTTTAAGAACTATTATTTGATTGCTCTTACGAGGAgaggaggtgccatttgagctagagttTATTGGGAGAAAGTAGTTTGGGCAATCATTTGCTTGATAGTTGTAGTTTTCATGCATCATAGTTTTGTTGTGTTGTTGGTACCTTAGTACACTGCCTGTGTGCTTTGgttccttttattattttaatttttcaataaagcattattacttatcaaaaaggtAGTTTGGgcaaccatttaaaaaaagatcCATGCTTTGGAAAATCCTTCTTGGAATTTTGGCCTGTAGTGCTGTACACCTTAGCATGGTTAGCTTTTGTTATGCTCATCAATATGTTTATCCTTCGCTTGTGAATTTTCATGGCTGCCAAtcccaatttattttttttgataacttcACCTACCGCAATCCTACAGAAAAGCATTTGTAAACTGATtcttatatatttgtatattgtCTGTGGTTCATCCCTCTTATATCTTGACTGCTTGCTTGATCGTCCTAGTTTATTTTGTCTTCTGGATGCTCGTTTCCTCAATGTTTtctttgaaaaacaaacaaacacttgCGCTTGTAGATGAAAGCATACCTTAGGTCCTTTTAACACGTGTAACCGTCTGAATTTCAGCTTGGGAGTCATGGATCAAACTTGACAGAGGAAGAGCTTGAAACACATACTATAGCAGCTTGGAAAGAGGGGGGAAAACTACATCTTACTAGAACAATGGATGGCAATGGGGCATCATTTTCTCGTCGACATCTTGTTCATGTAAGTGCTTCTTGAGATTCTGTGCCAAAAGGATCTAGCAAGCACGTCTGAAAACTTAATTTTCTAATGATTATCATCTTTTGAGCTATTTGAAAAAAGGTGCTACTTAGCTGCATTTTGACTGCATATTCTGCTCTTACATGAATGCGGTGATCATATTGCTAACTCGTAAAGATATagatataaaaatttgaaaaacgtGATGAGGGTGCCAGAATTTGCAGCTTTTTAGTGTCTTCTTTAGTTTTAGATTTCCATAAGAACCGTGTGTAGTGTTGATGGGATTGGAGGGAGAGAATTCGCTTAACTTGTCCCGACAATCAGTGCTTCCTGTCAAATAAATTTACACTACCTTACACTTTGTCAGATGGTTGGACTTCCCTTTTATGTTGAACTTTTTTTGGAGGTTTACATCAAGAAAGTCTTTGATCAGATGGTGCGAAGGAGTCTATTGTATATTTTGGCATGCAGGTGGCATCTTGTGCAATTTAGCCGGACTTGTGTTATATTGGACTCTGGTGTTAATATGCATCAACATATATTGCAACAACCCTAGATCCTAGCGTTTGTATCACCCCTCTGCAATTTCTCCCCACATTCTGTAGTTAGCTGGCTATGTGTATTTGTTAACCTATTTACCCTCATTGTAGTTCTGTTGATTGGTTAAAGATGTTAAAACTGTTTATTGATTGTTTAAAGTATGAGTTTTATAATCAAATATCCTTTTTGCTGATTGATGGGAGAACTAGGATTCAGTTACCTCAAAATATCTTGATGCTGGAATGTGCTGTCTCAATAGTCTAATATTTATTACTTCTGTTTTCCACAGGCTGGGCCAAATGATTGTCTGAAAGATGTtgctttgaaaattttgcaaaacaAGGTGGCGACAGTTCCCATAATCCATTTTTCTTTGCAGGATGGTTCAGTTCCACAGCTGCTACATCTTGCTTCCCTGTCTGGGATACTAAAATGTAAGCTTCTTCCAGGTTTGTCACTTAAAAGTTACATGTTTTGAAACTAATCCATGGGCCTAATTTTCAGGTATATACAGGTATTTTAGACATTCGTCTAGCTCCTTGCCCATTCTTCAACAACCGATTTGTTCAATTCCTTGTGGAACATGGGTTCCAAAAATTGGTGACTCGAAGCCATTTGCAATGTTAAGGCCAAATGCCTCTCTTAGTGCTGCTCTAGCTTTGTTGGTTCAAGGTGATTTTCCTTCTCTTCTGTAACAACTGCATGAAGGTTTTGGTGATGTTCTTGgaatgaaaatgataaaatctTACTGTAAAAACTAAGGTTTGTGATTGGAGGATTAATTTTTCCCCCCCAATTTataggaggaaaagaaaaatcaatcacatgttttttattttatcttgtaCGAATTGGCTTGTTTGTTTTGGTCTTCTGCATCACATACCTGGACTTAATCCTCTTCTTACTGCACTTTGTTTTTGGCCTTCAAGTTTTTCTTGAGGATTGTGCTAATCCAACCGTATCTGTATGAGAAGGCATCTTTCTTCCGCATATCCATTGATGAACGTTTGAGAGGAATGATATTTTTTCCAGGCTAGGAGTATTCTAGCTGCTGAGAATTCTATGTTCCTCCTGATTTTAACTTCATTAGCTTTTGCATTATAACACTTGACTTTGTAAGCAGCAAGCTGGTTTCCTTTCAATTATTCTTCCTCAGCTGTTGGCCTTGTGTTATTACATTTTCCCTTTTGCAGCTGGAGTTAGTTCAATACCAATTGTGGATGATAACGGCTCATTGCTGGATATTTATTCACGGAGGTAAtctgctctctctcttttggatTTGTATAAAGGTATTCTTTATTACTGCTTTGGCAAAAGATAAAGTATATGCAAAAATTCACAGATGTGTGCTATTTCCTTCTCAGTGATATTACTGCTTTGGCAAAAGATAAAGTATATGCACAAATTCGCCTCGATGAAATGAGTATTCTTGAGGTAATTTTTCATTGGCACTCATCTGATTGCATTAGGCACATAGACTGTATGGTAGCTAGCCACCTCTTTTGTAAGAAGATATTTCCTTGGTTGCATAATGTATGATGTATGACAATTTAGTATTTATGAGGTTAGTTTCTCATTCACTCATCCAACTGCGGTacttaatttaccaaaaaaaaaaaaaaaaaacacacttaTCCAACTGCATTAGGCATGTAGATATGGTAGCCAGCCAGctcttttgaaagaaaatattctttttgttaAGTGAGCTTTTTACTCCAAGAAGATATATCCTTGGTTGCATTAattgatgaaaatttttaatttctgtGATTACTTTGACTTGTCATTATTACATTAGTGTTTGGGTTTCTATTCAGTTCAATCCAATGCATCTTCTACTCTTAGAAAAATGTTCTGCTTGATAAAGCTTTGAAGATAAGAgataattttatattctttggGCTTTTTAGTTAAAAGCACGTAGGCATGGTGCCACTGAATCATCACTTATTATTAGCAGTAAAATGAAGGGAGAGTTTCATGGTTTATAATATTTATGAGGGTGATTGGGCTTCTTAAGTTGTGACTCTTGTTAGGCGCTGCACGCCATACTTGGTGAGAAATATATTTGTAATGTACTTTATTGTTCTTGCTCTTATTGATGGTTGTTACATTTTCCTGAAAAAGCATTATTTGTTATGGACAATAATGGAATATCTTAGTTTTATGGGGATAAGCTTGCTTATTCACAAGCTTACTCCCACCCCAACTGGCAGCTACTGTCTCACCATCTCTTCTAAATTTTCATTATCCTGATGACTCAGAGAAGTGAGGATTTCCCATTGCTTTGATTATGGTTATTTGCATTTGGTACTTACTAATCCAATAATTTTGACCAAAATGCAAGAATTGTTCCACTTACTTCTTTTCTGAGCTTGCTTGGAGTCTTTTTTCATTGGGTAACAAGTCTAAATAGCTACATTTGTTGATATAAATTTCCCAGAGGAATGtgcttatttttaaattctccaagtgcaaaatttttaaaaatttgtagtttattCTTTGGTTGGAAAACAATTATGAATTTTCATTGTTATACTGATTTTGAGGATCAATCAGTAATTGTATATTCTCATAATTTACTTGAGCCAGTTGCTGCAGTGTCTGCCCAAACTTCTGGATGTCAAATGTTCAGTCGTTAAGTCAGGCACAATGCAAGTAGTTTTACTTACACTAGTAGTTAATTTGGGCACAATGCTTTACCTTATCTTTCTAAGTGTGCCAATTTTTTCTATGTGTTTAGGCATTGCGATTGGGACAAGATGCGAACTCACCTCATGGGGTCTTCAATGGACAGAGATGTCAGATGTGTTTGCGATCTGATCCCCTGCATGAAGTGATGAAACGGTTGGCAAATCCTGGTAATTTGCTTAGCTCCCTTTAAGATGGTTTATGTTATTTCCCCTTGATCGATTAAGTAGCTTGTTCATGTGTATCCTTTCAGGGGTTAGGAGACTTATAATTGTGGAGGCTGGCAGCAATCGTGTGGAAGGTATAATATCATTGAGTGATGTGTTCAAATTCTTGCTAGGTTATCCAGAATTTGTTGGCCACCATTTCACATGAAGGGGTTGATCATGGTGCCATTTGGGAAGTCCCATTGATTTATTGACATCTTGTATCTTTGAGCTGTGATCTCCTTCCCATTGTGAAAGCTCTAATTTCTTTCTCCAAGTCTTGGTTGGACTAGCCTCATGCTTCTGAGCACCACCCCCATCTTTaggatagaaaattttaaagagaaaaaagaaatctgtAAATTGTGAGGTTTCAATTTTTTACCTTTTCAACACCTAATTATTATCAACTGTGCAGCTGGCACAGCTGCCATGTTTGTGTCTAGTGCTAACAGAAAATGAGGCAGGAAAAAAGAAGTGAAGACTTTATATGGCACCCTTTGCTGCTTGTTCGGCTGTACGTAAAAAAGTCTGTTagttcaatttcaatttcagttgCTGTTCTTCGATTGTTTAATTGTAACATTGCTGTTTGTTGGGCTGTGACAATTTATGTCACGGGGTTTAATTGTCTATAAATTTAAGATGGCTTGTTTGTGTCTCTTGTTTAGAGCTTCAATATGATCTCATTGCTTTTTCAGTCTAATTTACAGTGAAGAGTGAACCCTACTGTGTTGTAGAGATCATGTCCAACCACTAACTAGGCTATCCTAGTCATAGCTAGAGTTAAGATTTAAAAGTGACCATATATCCTATTATTTACTGTTAGAATTTTACAAATCTTATTCATTTATGTATATGGATTTATCTGGGATTAATGTGAGATTATTGTGAAATGGAAGGTTCAGATTTCATTAGGGGTTGTATGCTTATATtctcaataaaaagaaaagggttaTGTTAATCTTGGTGTTGAAGCGTGCACACGGTTTATGTTTGTAGAACAAAACAAGGCCTTTCTATAACCTAGTTTATGTTATGTTAATCTTAGGCACCATCTTTCCGGACCTGCGCAACAGTTCACACCACCAACCGTAATAAACAATTACTTGCCTCAATTTGTTTCTGTATTTACGGTAGGTGTGTGGATTGCACAAGGGGAGGTAAGGGTAGGGAATCTTCAACAGCCTAGCTATACTaccttatttttgtttaatttaatagGCATATTTCCTTAAAACTCTTTTTGAAAAGCCTTAAGAATTGGCAAGCTATTTTGGATTAGAAACTAGTAAGTTACCCGTGCATAGTACCGAAAATATCTTAATATTTGATTTAAGATAGTTTTGGAGaatattttacatgtattaTAGCATAGCATTATTGTTATAGAACTTTATTAGTAATGAGTTTATTATAAAAAGCAACCATTATAAATGGTACATATATCCATTacaattattcaattaaagtattgaagtaaaaaaaaaaaaaaaactttggatgaatattgtagaataaaagttgatatgGAACAtgtttatctctttttctttaattctaaatCAAACTACACATTCCAAATATCTACAGTCAATCGTATCATTACAAAATTCACAAATCTATAATATCTAACCTTAACATCAAGTCAATCACATCATTACAAAATTCACAAATCTCCAATATCTAACCTTAACATCAAAATCGTAATTGTTGTTGTCACTTAATATAAAATGTATACCCCCTTCTTGGTTGTAGTTAATTCATATGGGTTAAGATGCGGGTTAAGATTAGATGAGACAACCATATTAGAGTGAGGTAGGTGTTGTTGAAAGATTGAAggtaaataatattattttttgttcgtGCGTATTTGACATGAAAAGACATGAAGGGATATGAGTAGGTATATATAAAAGGATAGAAGTGCAAGATGTGAAAATGGTAAATTAAAATGTAAAgagttttgtgtgtatgtgtgagggATGAAATGTTTTGAAACATTGaaacaaaagatacaaagaatatttattttttagttagaAAAGTCTTAAAatattgaaccaaatgaaacaaaaattcaaaatttaatttgtgtTATATTTGATGTAGCACTCGAGAATATTTGAATTCTCTTTACATAAAATACGCCACTTGATAAAATCTCAGACTTTTCCACGTGAGGTCTTTGTTTTTATATCTATATTGATTGATGATTTGATACAGGAGTCAGCCAAATGTGGCTAGCAGACTTGGACTTGCCAAAAATTTtatagggtaaattacaaatttgttcTCTAACCCTTTCGTTGCGCGTCAATTTGgacttttaacattttaaacGTGTCAGTTTAGTCTCTTACATTTTGATATTGTATCAAAATAATCTCTGCCGGTAAGTGATGGATACAAAAGGTTGTTATAGCTAACGGTTATGTTATTTTCATGACACATAAAATGCCATGTATACTGCCACATCAACGTAggcttctttatatatatagtgcaGAATTTATCACCGACCACCAATCCACCTGTTTGCCGACCAGATCTTCCCTCGAAATCAAGGAAGAATGCAGATCACAAAATTGAAACAACCCCACCTCTTCTTTAAACTCTCCCTCTCTATATTTCTGCCTTTCCCAACATTTATTCACACAGGTTTTTGGTATGATTattttgtttcaaatattgTGTGCTGACAGAAGGATGTTTTTGAAATAAGTGTTTAATCAGTTTTAAGGCCAAGTTGTTAAATAGATCTATTATGAGAGCTTTACGTTAAACAACCAAGCATACACATCATATACAACAGAATATAAATATGACATAGGATGTGATTACTTAGAAAATCTTATGAAACAACTTGTTCCAAAGGAAAAATTTGGGAGGACTTGACCTAATCAATCTTAAGGTAACAGTTCCACTATAAGCCTATAAGATGAAGGTTTGCAATTAAGAATAAACAATTTACAGTAAACCTAACTTCAGTTACCAAACTAAGTTTTGAATCCCACAGATCTCTTTTATAGTGAACTGTTGCAACATGAACCTCCAATTCACACACTTCAAAATCCTATTGAAGATTTGAATCTTCAGTACACTTGATAGCTGAAGGTTAGCAACTTGATTTCACCGGTTTAACGAGTGTGTGAGATATCACCAGTAgtgattttgaaaaagtaataGACACAAATCTCTAGATCTCAAATTGAGCTGCTGCAAAGTTTCAAAAACATGACTTATAGTTTCCCTTAAATTCTTAGTGAAGTAGGTCTGAAACCTTAAACATATGATGGACTAATGGGCTGCCAAATAAAATCTACAGATTCGACTTTCGATCAGTCAAACTTTAGTTTCTATTGGTCGAAACTATTAAAACTTGATTCCTTGAATTTGtagcttctttcttcttcttctacattGAATACCAGCTTCTTGAGCATTATCCACTCAATTCTATAGACTCTATGagctatatctagacaagtttgtattCATGTGTTTGCCAACAAAAAACTATACAATTATAGAACCTACAAGTTCTTCACTTTGTTTTGCCGGAGGAGCTTGTCAACGGTGGTAGGACATGCTGGTTTTGTCGCTGAGACCTTCAACGCATACAACACATCCCTTtttgataaagtagcttttgcCTTTCAAGCTTCCCAACAGGACATTcttgccaaaaaaatatttgttgaatTGCTCAGAGTAGAAACTTTTCTTTTGCCCCTTCCCAAAATCAAACGTTAAATCATCAGTAGCAATACAACAGTGAAAAAGTGTActtcaatattttcaaaaaagaaaaaaaagaaactcattTCGTATATAGTATACAGCACAGAGAAGAggaaggaaaagggaaaaaaaatttaaagaaaaatacaaagcaATCGATCGACTGGGTTGCGTTCACATGATCACATTCCATTGTTTTACCTTTCTGGGTAActcttaattctttttatttgagcGGAAGAAATTcgacaaaaatgaaaaaccacAAGAATGCAAATAAGATGTTCTCTTTGAGGGAGAGCTTTTTAAAGAAGACGTGagtttgtttcaattttgtgaTCTGAATTCTTCCTTGGTTTCGTGGGAAATATGGTCGGCAAACATGGTGTGCTTAGCGGAGCCACGTTGAGACTGAAGAGGGCTCTGGTcccctcaaaatttttatgaattCACAGAAACGTTATGAGCTTGACTGTTTCTTGTCTCAGTTTTGTGTctctgaaaatttttcttcttttgtgtaaCTTGTTTTCTGAAGCCTTTTGTACTTTACAGACTTTTTAagtccaaaaatattttaatattttctctaattCTAAGAGATCACCGTGTGTATGGTTTAAAAACAATgcacttcaaaagaaaaattgatcTCATTTCTTTCACAAGTCCCCAGGTATGTGGTTTTCCTTCTATGGATCTcgtattgtttatttttaaataaattaagactATACTATTTTGATGAATGATAAATATACCATATTCTATAtagcatataaatataatacattattattattaatttgacaaaaatatatGATTGGTTATTcacttatttgattttttttttatgctttcgATGAttgtagtattttattttagactATTGTacatagaaaaatattatgttcacaacattttataATAAGGctacttaagatttgttttgaaaatagtgtgaaaatagcatttcttattatataatatagatatagtatataaagagaaaaaaaattatggtctCATTTTATACTTggccttcccccccccccccccccccaaagacAAATTCCTAGCTCCGTAGCGTGATAAACTATgtgctattgatttttttttttttttttttaagcttagattgatgtggcatttatgtggcatgaaa contains these protein-coding regions:
- the LOC126717020 gene encoding sucrose nonfermenting 4-like protein isoform X6, with the translated sequence MMSLCPRNYSYCPSVIIWQSDEAVPRISVTDLEVSRHRISLFLSTHNAYELLPESGKIIALDVNLPVKQAFHILFEQMYVFADISCFQGISVAPLWDFGKGQFVGVLSALDFILILKELGSHGSNLTEEELETHTIAAWKEGGKLHLTRTMDGNGASFSRRHLVHAGPNDCLKDVALKILQNKVATVPIIHFSLQDGSVPQLLHLASLSGILKCIYRYFRHSSSSLPILQQPICSIPCGTWVPKIGDSKPFAMLRPNASLSAALALLVQAGVSSIPIVDDNGSLLDIYSRSDITALAKDKVYAQIRLDEMSILEALRLGQDANSPHGVFNGQRCQMCLRSDPLHEVMKRLANPGVRRLIIVEAGSNRVEGIISLSDVFKFLLGYPEFVGHHFT